TGAAGAGAAACTTCATTCTCATTTCTTTCACCAAAACGGGCTTTTGCCTATCAAATGGGAACAACACAAAGACAAATACTATGGCAGATTAAAGAAAGAAGATATTAAAAACGAGAAGTTCAATCTTGTTATAGGAAATCCACCCTATGGGGGTATTGGGATTGACCTTTTAAGGCATCATGCCTCTACAGTTAAGCTTTTGGGTTCATTACGGACATTCAACATCTTTAACTATAAAAGAAACAATGGGAAGGGAAATGACAGAGAGCTAAAAAGCGATTTATTTTCCAGCATGATTGCTGAAACTAAGGTACCATACTCAGGCATTAGCGCTAAGGAAGCCCAATCAATACCTATTGAGGTTTTATTTGTTGAAAGATTTATTCAGTTATGCAAGGAAGGTGGATGGATTGCCGTAATAATTCCTGATGGAATACTTGCCAATTCCAATATGCACTATGTAAGGGCTTTTATATCCGAAAATGCAAAAGTTGAGGCTATTGTGTCGCTTCCGAGGGATGCATTCAAGCATATGGGGACTACTGCAAAAACGAGTATCCTTTTTCTAAAGAAGCAGGGGATGGAAAATATGAACTATCCTGTGTTTATGGCGTCTTTAAACAAGATGGAAGAGAAGGGGCTTAAAGAAATCTCAGAGCAATATAAGGAGTTTTATTATGAGGGAAAGCTTGAATAAAGAACGTACCGTCTATGAAAATGATTTCATCTCGGTGAGGGTGGATAAGACAATGTATGATTTGTTTGCCGAGAAACCTTTAAGCAGATGGGATGCTGGATATTGGGAACCAAAATATGACTTTGTATTAGCCTGCATAAGCAGTGCATATGACATTATTTCTTTAAATGAGATATTAGAC
This DNA window, taken from Nitrospirota bacterium, encodes the following:
- a CDS encoding SAM-dependent DNA methyltransferase; protein product: MIAELKEKKRKQDLGIFYTRPEIVDFMYDILLVYKEKEDKEMGRWNTHKPPHHPSVIDPACGEGIFLKKAIERGFTKPDWVFGMDIDEEVVNKWSSISLLSAFGGDEEKLHSHFFHQNGLLPIKWEQHKDKYYGRLKKEDIKNEKFNLVIGNPPYGGIGIDLLRHHASTVKLLGSLRTFNIFNYKRNNGKGNDRELKSDLFSSMIAETKVPYSGISAKEAQSIPIEVLFVERFIQLCKEGGWIAVIIPDGILANSNMHYVRAFISENAKVEAIVSLPRDAFKHMGTTAKTSILFLKKQGMENMNYPVFMASLNKMEEKGLKEISEQYKEFYYEGKLE